A portion of the bacterium genome contains these proteins:
- a CDS encoding DUF6485 family protein, whose translation MEEICNKEKNLKECTCSYRGCSRKGLCCECLNYHWAQRQLPGCLFPPEAERTYDRSLEYFIEVWSKKLGR comes from the coding sequence ATGGAAGAGATTTGTAATAAAGAGAAGAATCTAAAGGAGTGTACCTGTAGTTATAGAGGATGTAGTAGGAAAGGACTTTGTTGTGAATGCCTGAATTATCACTGGGCACAGAGGCAACTACCCGGATGTCTTTTTCCACCAGAAGCAGAAAGGACTTATGATAGGTCTCTGGAGTATTTTATTGAGGTCTGGAGTAAAAAATTAGGGAGATGA